From the genome of Hypanus sabinus isolate sHypSab1 chromosome 29, sHypSab1.hap1, whole genome shotgun sequence:
GGTAAGTCGTCTAACCCAGTGGGGAAGCTACTCTTAAAATGTATGTGTGTCTGGCCTCGGCGGTGAGGGGATAGTCTCTGGTACTACTGAACACTTTTAAGTGTAGAACGGGGAAGAAAACTTTACGCCGAGcctttgtttcatggttctttgtTCTCCGCTCCATCATGGCAGCTCTACACCCTCACTAAAACATGGCCGCTGGAGGGTTGTACAAAGGGATTTGCGACTCAACTGACGATTTGTAGTGAAAGTACAGTTTCTAATCTTGTGATTAGAAATGATGTGTAAATAGCCCGGCTCCGCGCCAAGTTTTGGTGTATTTCCGAGTACTCTTGGTGTCTCCGCCGTGTTTCAGAAGCTGATTTCGGTTTTAACTATTTCCAGTATGCTTACTTCGATCGGGATGATGTGGCGCTGAAGAACTTCGCCAAGTTTTTTAAGGATCAGTCCCACGAGGAGCGGGAACATGTAGAGAAGCTGGTCAAATTCCAAAACCAACGTGGAGGACGTGTTATCCTCCAGGACGTTGCGGTCAGTTTCCACTCTTGCAGTCTTTTCAAGTTGTTTCAGAACGagtttaaattttaaattttatatttccaacttttcttccttctcctcccCATACAGAAACCTGACCGAGATGAATGGAGCAATGGCCTGGAAGCTCTGCGGTGCGCTCTTCACCTGGAAAAGACTGTgaaccagtctctcctggacCTCCACAAACTCGCTTCTGAGAAGAACGACCCTCATGTAAATATTGACCCATTTGCTACACAAGATCCAACTtatttaaatttgaaattaagTACCTCCCACATCTAACCGAGTGAGACTGTGCAAACTAAACATAATGTTTACAGCACGGACCACGTAGTATATCACGATGGTACTTGCTTGTCTCTCATAAACAGTGGAAACTTTACCAGTTAACAGCTTTGAATTTTCAGTGTAAGGGATCATTTTTAACTGCAGCAATAATTAATTGGCCTcaagtgctttttttttgtttggtttCAAAGGCATTGCTTATTTTTAGTTTGACAGGTATTTGATAGTTAATTCTGAAGACAAATGCTGTTCATTTTTCTTCTAGATGTGTGACTTCCTGGAGACCCACTACTTGCATGAGCAGGTCGAAGCCATCAAGAAGCTTGGAGACATGATCACCAACCTGACCCGCATGGGGGCGCCCCAGAGCGGCCTGGCCGAGTACCTGTTTGACAAGCATACACTGGAAGAGAGCAGCTAAAATGCCAAACCTCAGGAAATCAGTGTGCCTCTTCTACTTTCAGTATACTTCAATACCTTTCTCTTCATTGATGATTCTTTTAATTGGGTCAGTTTTTGCTAATGTCATTTTTTGAATTGGGTGTTAACTTGTTTGAAACAAGTGAAAAGGTGTTTCTACTGTGAGATTTTTCAATCTTTGTACCTGGTTTCTAAAAGACAGTTGTTGTAAACCATGTGGCACATCTGAGGATCTGTTGCTTAAATAAAAGTTGGTTTAAAAAGTTGAGTTGTAGTAATGCATTCATCATGCTTTTACTATTCCGTTACTGAAGTGTCTGCTCACTTGCCTTGAAGCTTTAGTCttaaaattctgcagatactggaaatccagagcaacaccacAAAATGCTTGCATTtggtaggtcaggcagcttctggagaggaacaaacagttgattgtttctggtcaagacccttcaaTAGGACACTTCCAACAGCACAAACTGAAAGGTATCAATAGATATTTTCCTCCTCTGCCACTGAAAAGGAGACAACTTTGGAAGTTAATTGCCGCAAGGTGTTGGTTTTTTTAAAAGGCTTCA
Proteins encoded in this window:
- the LOC132382920 gene encoding ferritin heavy chain-like; translated protein: MTSQVRQNYHQECEASVNRQINMELYASYVYLSMYAYFDRDDVALKNFAKFFKDQSHEEREHVEKLVKFQNQRGGRVILQDVAKPDRDEWSNGLEALRCALHLEKTVNQSLLDLHKLASEKNDPHMCDFLETHYLHEQVEAIKKLGDMITNLTRMGAPQSGLAEYLFDKHTLEESS